One Anaeromyxobacter diazotrophicus genomic window, TCCGCCACGCCTCCCAGGGCGAGCGCGCGGCGGGGTCCGGTGCGGCGGCCATGGACGAGATCATCACACGTGCGTCTGACACCTCGAGTCAACCGGCTGCCTTCCAGGCTCGCCAGCCAGCGGCACCGGCGGGGCCGGTTCTATCCGGATACAATGGACAACCGGGTTGTATCCGGGTATAACGCCGCCATGGACGAACCCCGCAGCTACACCGCCTTCGCCGACGATCGCCTCATCGCCTCGGGTCCCCTCGAGGAGATGCTGGCCGGGACGAAGGCCTGGGTCGATCGGAAGGAGCGCGCCCGGCTCCTCATCTTCGACGACGCGACCGGGCGCGAGGTCGACTTCGACCTGCGCGGCTCGCTCGAGCGGGTGCTCGCTCGCGCCGCGCCGCCGGCCGCCGAGCCGGGCCGCCCCGGGCGCCCCCGCCTGGGGGTGGTGGGGCGCGAGGTCTCGCTGCTGCCGCGGCACTGGGAGTGGCTGGAGGAGCAGCCGAACGGGATCTCCGCCGCCCTGCGCCGGTTGGTGGACGAGGCGCGGAAGCGCGAGCCGGGTAAGCAGCGCGCCCGGTCGCTGCGCGAGGCCGCCAGCCGCTTCATGACCGCCATGGCCGGCGATCGCGACGGCTACGAGGAGGCCTCGCGCGCCCTGTTCGCCGGCGACATCCCTCGGTTCGAGCGGCTCGTGCGCGCTTGGCCCGCCGACGTCCGGAAGTACCTCCTGCGGTGGGTGAGGGAGGCGGCGAAGGTCGAGGGGGCGGACGGGGGAGCGGAGGGGTGATTTCGGCGGGGGTCACTTCCCCAGCACGAACCTCCGGAGGTGCTTCACCGCGATGGTCCCGTGCGACAGGAGCTTCTCGTCGAACCCGCGCTGGTCGAACGCGCCCGCCGCCCGCGCGTCCTCCTCCAGCCGGCCGATCTCGGTGAACCCGAGGAAGTACTGGGTGAGCTGGGTCGAGTCGAGCTTCGCCCGGAGCAGCTTCCGCTCCGCCTGCGTCTGCTCCTGGAAGCCCTCCTCCACCATGAAGCGCACCGCCTCCGCGTCGGTCATCTCGCCGCCCTGGAGGCCGGCGTCGAGGATGGCGTTCGAGGCGACGATCATGTGGCCGCGCAGGTCCATGAAGCGGTAGCGGTCGTTCTGCTCGCCGCCGAAGCCGTTCTTCACCACCAGCCCCTCGCCGTAGACGGCCCACCCCTCGGCGAAGGGGCCGCTCCACAGCGTCGCGCGCAGCGCCGACGGGTCGCGCCGCGCCCACCACGCCTGCGTGTGGTGGCCGGGCAGGGCCTCGTGCGCGGCGGTGAGCGTGATCTCGTAGGTGTTGTTGCCGCGCAGGTAGCTCTCGGCCTTCTCGGCGGGCCAGGTGGGGTCGACCGGCTCGACGTAGTAGGTGCCGTGGAAGGGCGCCTGCTTGTCGAGCGCGTCGGGCGAGAGGTACTCGGCGCCGCCGCCGCCGCGCTTGAACTCGGGCA contains:
- a CDS encoding DUF2239 family protein, with the protein product MDEPRSYTAFADDRLIASGPLEEMLAGTKAWVDRKERARLLIFDDATGREVDFDLRGSLERVLARAAPPAAEPGRPGRPRLGVVGREVSLLPRHWEWLEEQPNGISAALRRLVDEARKREPGKQRARSLREAASRFMTAMAGDRDGYEEASRALFAGDIPRFERLVRAWPADVRKYLLRWVREAAKVEGADGGAEG